The region CAGCCATGTCTGTGCAGACTTCAGCCATGTCTGTGCAGACTCCAGCCATGTCTGTGCAGACTCCAGCCATGTCTGTGCAGACTCCACCCAAatcggtgcagcctccagccaagtcggtgcagcctccagccaagtcggtgcagcctccagccaagtcggtgcagcctccagccaagtcggtgcagcctccatccaggtccgtgcagactccatccaggtccgtgcagactccatccaagtcCGTGCAGACTCCATCCCagcctgcagaacattgctcccagcctgcagaacattgctcccagcctgcagaactttgctcccagcctgcagaactttgctcccagCCTGCACAGGCTCTGTTTCGGACCGCACAGGCTCTGTTTCAGCCCGCGCAGGCTCTGTTTCAGCCCGCACAGGCTCTGTTTCAGCCCGCACAGGCTCTGTTTCAGCCCGCACAGGCTCTGTTCCAGCCCACACAGGCTCtgttccagcccgcacaggctctGTTCCAGCCCGCACAGTCTCTGTTCCAACCCGCACAGGCTCTGTTCCAGCCCGCACAAGTTTTGTTCCAGCCTGCACAGGCTCTGTTCCAGCCCGCACAGACTGTCTCGGTGTATCAGCCAATGGCCCCACTAGATGCTCAGCCAACGACCCAGCCtgctgctcagccaacggcccagcttcCTGAGGTAATCCAGCCTGTTGTTGTTTTATCTGAAACTGTCCAGTCTGTTGCCACCCTGTCTGGGACTgctcagcctgttgccaccctgtctgGGACTgttcagcctgttgccaccctgtctgaggctgtccagcctgttgccaccctgtctgGGACTGTTTAGCCTGCTGCCACCCTGTCTGGGACTGTTCATCCTGCTGCCACCCTGTCTGGGACTGTTCAGCCTGCTGCCACCCTGTCTGGGACTGTTCAGCCTGCTGCCACCCTGTCTGGGACTGTCCAGCCTGCTGCACTACCTGAAGGTTTCCAGTTTGCTGCCCAGAtgtcacagatttctgctgctgtccttcTGCCTCAATATGTTGCCAATGTTCCTGACGGTCTCCAGTCTCCTGCACAGTTTGCTGCTGCAccggagggtatccagtctgctgttgTTCCTGTGGGTATCAAATCCGATGATGCTCTGGAGGGTATCCAATCCGATGCTGTTGCTGTTCCTGATGGCATCCCGTCTGCAGTTCTTGTTCCTGATGGCATCCAGTCTGCAGTTCCTGTTCCTGATGGCATCCAGTCTGCAGTTCCTgttcctgatggcttccagtctgcaGTTTCTGCTCCTGTTGACATCCAATCTGTTGTTCCTCCTAATGGTGCCAAGTTCAGGGTTCTTTCTGGTGATACTCAAGTTGTTGCTCAGCCTGTGGTTTCATCTGATGATCTCCAGCCTGCTACCAAGTCTACAGTCTGGCCTGGTGGTTTGCAGTCTATCAAGATCATTATTCTGCGTGACTCTTTCAGGTCACTTACTGTTCAGGTTTTCCAGTATCCAGCAGCTCAGTATCCAAAGACGTGTGATGTTGTTGTTGAATTatatccctccctgcccacccagcattggCATTTGTTGCCTGTTCTATCATCAGATGTGCTGCATACTACGTTGCCTGTTTATTGGGACCCAGGTGGGTGTAAGTGGGAGGTCTGGGTGAGCGTCCGGAGTCCGCTCTTAAAGGGAGGGGTAATGTCATGCTGCTGCTTGTTTGAATCCCTGCTGGTGACATCACTAGTGAACTTTGCTATAAACTTCCACTGTCAACCAGCAGATATCTCTCTTGTTGCTGAGAACTGTGCAGTTCCCCGGATCACCAGCAGGTGGAACTATGTGAACTTTTGGAGAGATCACCTGATCAATATGCTGCCTATTTAaatagagtctgaagcgagaataaatctcgcttcagacctcatagatggcaggggcatgtgtgcccctgctaaaacgccgctatcccgcggcttaacgggggaccctaatcccccaaatcccctccgtgcagcgggggagcgcttccgcattggggcagggctaaccgccacagccctgcctcctgtgcgtctatcagacgcgtacctctgcctctccccccgcccctcagtcttccttcactgagaggggcgggggagaggcggcgatgcgcgtctgatagacctgctgagaggcagggctgcagccgttagccctgcctccaggaagagcaaaatttatgaccaatttggtcgttgattttgcagggggggggggggttgggggtgaagggacccccgtttagccgcgggatagcggcgttttagcaggggcacacatgcccctgctaactatgagctctgaagcaagatttattctcgcttcagagtctctttaaggatggacttgctagcagcacattgctagatcattgtggttcctgcagtgttgtgactctaGCCTCGCTCCTGTGTATCCTGAACTCTGTTCCTGTATTCTGAACTCCTGgtattgatccttgctagtctgactattctctgccttCTGTCGTTGTACTTCGAATTCTCTGGTTCTTGATCCTGGCTTGTACGATTATTTTCCCGTGTGCTGATTCTGGGTGGGAGCAGAGTGAATTGCAGGAATCAAGCAGGGTCTGTCATGCTGCTGCTTGTTTGAATCCCTGCTGGTGACATCACTAGTGAACTTTCCTATGAACTTCCACTGTCAACCAGCAGATGTCTCCCTATTTTCTGCCTTCTGTCGTTGTACTTTGAATTCTCTGGTTCTTGATCCTGGCTTGTACGATTATTCTCCCGTGTGCTAAATTCtgttgagacgtgtctgtatatattgtattatcgtatatatatattgtgatccAGATTCCTGCGTGCTgctattgtgtgtgtatatatactgtgtgacCTGTGCTTTTGCATATTCATTGTATATATTAGTTAGTCAGGGTGATATCGGGTCACATTGTACAATTGTATGCATTCAGATTGTATGTATATGGGCATTGTACGATTGCATGCATCCAAAATGAATTAATCTgtgcatttttgtaaataaacacattctCACTTCTAAATTCAACCTGTGCAGATTTCAGTATTTCATATATGTGGATTTGGCCACTTGATGGCAGTAGATGGGCTTTCTCTGTA is a window of Hyperolius riggenbachi isolate aHypRig1 chromosome 6, aHypRig1.pri, whole genome shotgun sequence DNA encoding:
- the LOC137522162 gene encoding uncharacterized protein, producing MSVQTPAMSVQTSAMSVQTSAMSVQTPAMSVQTPAMSVQTPPKSVQPPAKSVQPPAKSVQPPAKSVQPPAKSVQPPSRSVQTPSRSVQTPSKSVQTPSQPAEHCSQPAEHCSQPAELCSQPAELCSQPAQALFRTAQALFQPAQALFQPAQALFQPAQALFQPAQALFQPTQALFQPAQALFQPAQSLFQPAQALFQPAQVLFQPAQALFQPAQTVSVYQPMAPLDAQPTTQPAAQPTAQLPEVIQPVVVLSETVQSVATLSGTAQPVATLSGTVQPVATLSEAVQPVATLSGTV